The Gilliamella apicola genome window below encodes:
- a CDS encoding T6SS immunity protein Tli4 family protein gives MAISSITQAADLIFKTECIGSYSIDLPDNIEVALYPTNKFFEPKTRFPVYFSDGKWAILSTFNYNDNDLSITAKWKNEEWINIKQKLYNSNKNVKINNPNILVELFEQNNGFGYYADKASRVLFVENNRIYSFYTNKRYQGKEKDFAFYKQNAESIINNFRTRELFEVPKEAGKCIPYGFVAGNDKTMPINMTVSFRLNEHPDIVISFSESTWSFTNSLSFSNKDEINLFWNTNYDIDNDNIKNIKLLGFPFKYRDIKMDGRKGLASFVEIRYKDNAPSDYGYYSIVEHIPVVKKSSKNYPWLIMSVIGKQSESKGKTPLTKDEIYELAKKIEASIKRRATEQ, from the coding sequence ATGGCTATCAGCAGTATTACACAGGCAGCTGATTTAATATTTAAAACCGAATGCATTGGATCTTATTCTATTGATCTACCTGATAATATTGAGGTTGCACTGTATCCTACCAATAAATTTTTTGAACCTAAAACAAGATTTCCAGTCTATTTTTCTGATGGTAAATGGGCAATTTTATCAACTTTTAATTATAATGATAATGACTTATCTATTACAGCAAAATGGAAAAATGAAGAATGGATCAATATTAAACAAAAACTATATAACTCAAACAAGAATGTTAAAATTAATAATCCTAATATTTTAGTAGAATTATTTGAGCAAAATAATGGTTTTGGATATTATGCAGATAAAGCATCTAGAGTGTTATTTGTTGAAAATAATAGAATTTATTCATTTTATACTAATAAACGTTACCAAGGTAAGGAAAAAGATTTTGCATTTTACAAACAAAATGCCGAATCCATTATCAATAATTTTAGAACTCGAGAACTGTTTGAAGTGCCTAAAGAAGCAGGAAAATGTATACCCTATGGTTTTGTTGCTGGTAATGATAAAACGATGCCAATTAATATGACGGTCTCTTTTCGCTTAAATGAACATCCCGATATTGTCATTTCATTTTCAGAGAGTACTTGGTCATTTACTAATTCATTGAGCTTTAGCAACAAAGATGAAATCAATCTGTTTTGGAATACGAATTATGATATCGATAATGATAACATTAAAAATATCAAATTATTAGGCTTTCCGTTTAAGTATCGAGATATTAAGATGGATGGACGAAAAGGATTAGCAAGCTTCGTGGAAATACGTTATAAAGATAACGCTCCGTCTGATTACGGCTACTATAGTATTGTCGAACATATTCCAGTAGTTAAAAAAAGTTCAAAAAATTACCCATGGTTAATTATGTCAGTAATTGGCAAACAGAGCGAATCTAAAGGCAAAACTCCGCTGACGAAAGATGAGATATATGAACTAGCAAAAAAAATTGAAGCCTCAATTAAACGAAGAGCAACAGAGCAATGA
- a CDS encoding DUF2345 domain-containing protein, with the protein MGYLQLDALNSLTSANPLQALKQSEPLKQLDKFTQSNPLDSLNSLTQLNPLNSLNSLLSQGGSRTFYGVITQFSQLSVSNDEARYQVVLSSQLAKLALSHNCAIFQNQSVISVVEEVLRGHGYTGIDYRLALKEQYPEREFITQWQESDLEFIQRLLADVGVYFRFETHGEHNCDVMVISDYEQGYQQVADIVYKQPSGTLDNGVESVWDMTLHSQMVEASVKVQDYNYRNAQANLLGEVNSQQKDNTTYGTDYRYDEHYKGLNTNDKSNNGIDSDTNNNDDENSGDIDTDTDDSQDSNGNSNDTDNNSDNTNGSNSNNNSSDISTNSGNTNNGVESGEWYARIRHERAISRQILIRGKSNQANLAPGQHIRIKGSAISGIDEGIMILTVQGQGNRSEAYELSFTAIPYQPLKPYHPEPIPFPTIDGTLPARITSPNNDTYGYIDTQGRYRVKFNFDLKKWRNGEESLWLRLAKPYAGSTYGFHFPLIDGTEVAVAFTNGNPDRPYIAHAMHDSQHPDHVTTINKHRNVIRTPANNKLRMDDKRGQEHIKLATEYGKTQLNIGHLVDQNKTQRGEGFELRTDEWGAIAANKGLYLTSQTEPKAQGKQLDMQAAITQLENALSIAKALQNAATASEAHGADTESQEQLKTTLTQLAQSGILAYAQEGIALTSPENIQLSTSNSVSVTSENQTDINALKNITVSSGESIGLFAHKSGMKVFANQGDVEVQAQNANLNMAAKQDIKIDSVDGELTVIASEELTLMCGGSYIKISSAGIELGTADNVYIKSNAMQKMGPATKNILEILLPKAMPNEFSSSKTYSLKYLMVNDEDQPYKNTKYLAFMEDGSVKQGQTDDKGYTERFYTKKEEKIAIRLLISKTSNGEFIN; encoded by the coding sequence ATGGGGTATTTACAACTTGATGCGCTCAATTCTTTAACCTCCGCCAATCCTTTACAAGCATTAAAACAGTCCGAGCCATTAAAACAGTTAGATAAGTTTACACAATCCAATCCACTTGATTCACTTAACTCTTTAACGCAACTCAATCCACTTAATTCCTTAAACTCATTATTATCTCAAGGCGGCTCACGCACTTTTTATGGTGTGATAACCCAGTTCAGTCAGTTATCGGTGAGTAATGACGAAGCCCGTTATCAGGTGGTTTTGTCCTCGCAATTAGCCAAACTGGCATTAAGTCATAACTGTGCTATTTTTCAAAATCAGAGCGTTATCAGTGTGGTTGAAGAGGTATTGCGCGGTCATGGTTATACAGGGATTGATTATCGTTTAGCACTTAAAGAGCAATACCCAGAGCGTGAATTTATCACCCAGTGGCAAGAGAGTGACCTTGAGTTTATTCAAAGACTGCTTGCTGATGTGGGCGTCTATTTCCGATTTGAAACCCATGGTGAACACAATTGTGATGTGATGGTCATCAGTGATTATGAACAAGGTTATCAGCAGGTGGCTGATATTGTCTACAAACAACCAAGTGGCACACTGGATAACGGCGTTGAAAGTGTCTGGGATATGACCTTGCACAGTCAAATGGTGGAAGCTTCAGTAAAAGTACAGGATTATAACTACCGAAATGCACAGGCGAATTTACTGGGTGAAGTTAACAGCCAACAGAAAGATAACACCACTTATGGCACTGATTACCGTTATGATGAGCACTATAAAGGGTTAAATACCAATGATAAAAGCAATAATGGAATTGATAGTGACACCAACAATAATGATGATGAAAACAGTGGTGATATCGATACCGATACCGATGACAGTCAAGACAGTAACGGCAATAGTAATGACACCGACAATAATAGCGATAATACTAACGGTAGTAATAGCAATAACAACAGCAGTGATATTAGCACTAACTCTGGTAATACGAATAATGGTGTTGAAAGTGGTGAATGGTATGCCCGCATTCGTCATGAGCGAGCGATTAGTCGTCAAATTCTTATCCGAGGTAAAAGTAATCAAGCCAATTTAGCACCAGGTCAACATATCCGCATCAAAGGCAGTGCGATATCTGGAATAGATGAAGGGATAATGATATTAACGGTGCAAGGACAGGGAAACCGCAGTGAGGCTTATGAACTGAGTTTTACCGCGATACCTTACCAACCATTAAAACCTTACCACCCGGAGCCTATCCCTTTCCCAACCATTGATGGCACCTTACCAGCACGGATAACCAGTCCGAATAATGACACCTATGGTTATATTGATACACAAGGGCGCTATCGGGTTAAATTTAACTTTGACTTAAAAAAGTGGCGAAACGGTGAAGAGAGTTTATGGCTAAGGCTGGCTAAACCGTATGCCGGCAGTACCTATGGTTTTCACTTTCCACTGATTGACGGCACAGAAGTTGCAGTTGCGTTTACTAACGGTAATCCAGACCGACCTTATATCGCGCATGCGATGCATGACAGTCAACACCCTGACCATGTGACCACCATAAACAAACACCGTAATGTGATTCGCACACCGGCGAATAATAAGTTACGGATGGATGATAAACGCGGACAAGAGCACATCAAGTTAGCGACCGAATATGGTAAAACCCAGCTTAACATTGGGCATTTAGTTGACCAAAACAAAACCCAGCGAGGTGAAGGGTTTGAACTGCGCACCGATGAGTGGGGTGCAATTGCTGCCAATAAAGGCTTATACCTGACCAGTCAGACCGAGCCTAAAGCTCAGGGTAAACAACTTGATATGCAAGCTGCCATTACTCAGCTTGAAAATGCGTTATCAATTGCCAAAGCACTGCAAAATGCGGCAACCGCTTCTGAAGCTCATGGTGCGGACACTGAAAGTCAGGAGCAACTTAAAACAACATTAACCCAGTTAGCCCAAAGTGGCATTCTTGCTTATGCACAAGAAGGTATCGCTTTAACCAGTCCTGAAAACATCCAACTGTCAACGTCAAATAGCGTTTCAGTAACCAGTGAAAACCAAACTGACATCAATGCATTAAAAAACATAACCGTCTCATCCGGTGAATCCATCGGTCTATTTGCCCATAAATCAGGAATGAAAGTCTTTGCCAACCAAGGTGATGTTGAGGTGCAAGCACAAAATGCCAACCTAAATATGGCCGCCAAGCAAGATATTAAAATAGACAGTGTCGATGGTGAACTGACGGTTATCGCAAGTGAAGAACTAACGTTAATGTGTGGTGGTTCATACATCAAAATCAGTAGCGCAGGAATTGAACTGGGTACGGCTGATAATGTTTATATAAAAAGTAATGCCATGCAGAAAATGGGACCAGCAACGAAAAATATACTTGAAATTTTATTACCTAAAGCTATGCCAAACGAATTTTCATCAAGTAAAACATATAGCTTAAAATACCTTATGGTAAATGATGAAGATCAACCATATAAAAACACAAAGTATTTAGCCTTTATGGAAGATGGTTCAGTTAAACAAGGGCAAACAGATGATAAAGGATATACGGAAAGATTTTATACAAAAAAAGAAGAAAAAATTGCGATTCGCTTATTGATAAGCAAAACAAGCAATGGCGAGTTTATCAATTAG
- a CDS encoding MFS transporter, protein MDNKNTSSNRRPYFLFLIAQLYIIQGIPVGLAFDAYPILLRDAGVSLAIIAIIPLAGIPWVVKFLWAPLVENYWLDKIGYRKSWLLPMQFLLAILIAVIAFTPFTEDTTSQLIGIIILSCIISATQDIATDGLAADLAQTNTITQINSIQVMGNIAGMLIGGAGVSICYDYIGKTYSILLLVVIIIFSIAQLLLWKEPKLFYTSEPKPRAKLSLFFKRPKAYSMLLLALLIPFAGSVILTMSKLILLDRGLSVSDVGLYTGIGGYLTMILGCILAAYLLKKHPPSYTLKLGFSLLASLAFSWSILNYYPSYINPVTVMISMTLLGIGIGFINVSIYTFTMIYAKQSKQTATDYAVFQSTLLLSEIIGSSLSMTLVEYFNYFVAFLSALIAIIAIFVLNKKYLKLFT, encoded by the coding sequence ATGGATAACAAAAATACTAGCAGTAATCGCCGACCTTATTTTCTATTTTTAATTGCCCAACTCTATATTATTCAGGGTATTCCTGTTGGTTTAGCGTTTGATGCTTATCCTATTTTATTGCGTGATGCAGGCGTATCACTGGCTATAATTGCAATAATTCCCCTAGCGGGAATACCTTGGGTAGTTAAATTTCTATGGGCGCCATTAGTAGAAAATTATTGGCTGGATAAAATAGGTTATCGTAAAAGTTGGCTACTCCCTATGCAGTTTTTATTAGCTATATTAATTGCAGTAATTGCTTTTACACCTTTTACCGAAGATACTACCAGCCAATTAATTGGTATTATTATTTTATCTTGTATAATTTCTGCCACTCAAGATATTGCTACTGATGGATTAGCCGCTGACTTAGCACAAACAAATACCATTACACAAATTAATAGCATTCAAGTTATGGGGAATATTGCTGGAATGTTAATTGGTGGCGCTGGAGTGAGTATCTGCTATGACTATATTGGAAAAACTTATAGTATTTTATTGCTCGTTGTAATTATTATTTTTTCAATTGCACAACTTCTGTTGTGGAAAGAGCCTAAACTATTTTATACTTCAGAACCTAAACCTCGAGCTAAACTTAGCCTTTTCTTTAAAAGACCAAAGGCTTATTCAATGTTATTACTTGCATTACTCATACCTTTTGCTGGTTCAGTGATTTTAACAATGTCTAAATTGATTCTTTTAGATCGTGGTTTATCGGTTAGTGATGTAGGACTATATACAGGTATTGGCGGTTATTTAACAATGATATTAGGTTGTATACTTGCTGCTTATTTACTAAAAAAACATCCACCTAGCTATACTTTAAAATTAGGTTTTAGTCTACTTGCATCCTTAGCTTTTAGCTGGAGTATACTGAATTATTACCCTAGTTATATTAATCCAGTTACCGTCATGATATCAATGACATTATTGGGAATTGGTATAGGATTTATTAATGTTAGTATCTATACCTTTACCATGATTTATGCAAAACAAAGCAAACAAACGGCTACTGATTATGCCGTATTTCAAAGTACGTTGTTACTCTCAGAAATTATTGGTTCTTCCCTCTCAATGACACTAGTGGAATATTTTAACTATTTTGTCGCATTCTTAAGTGCTTTAATCGCTATTATTGCTATTTTTGTTTTAAATAAAAAATATTTGAAACTATTTACATAA
- a CDS encoding helix-turn-helix transcriptional regulator yields the protein MHLYEMLNNYKSDNNIYGSISIELQPGLSVSMVTAEHLDAIDVYKQFPSSNNYLCFNCQLQGELNVKVKDRQFITHKGDLTFGFANGETFHLQHSKDFCNIEVMIMPKLLDILIKDMDFHFSCLSAKVDFFLQHLQIHQSINVLSCARQLFYLMQNTDCKVTNRLLLYAHVLKYLNWYFKSFDSLLTKEEFTQWEYEQFNYVRNYLVSDLTNPPTIEWLAKQVGINQSKLKKGFKQVFGKSIYAYFLTERMNKAKQLLMENSVTETAVMMGYSNISHFSSAFRKQFGVLPKEIRRQNSNFLNE from the coding sequence ATGCATTTATATGAAATGTTAAACAATTATAAGTCGGATAATAATATTTATGGTTCAATCTCTATAGAGCTTCAGCCTGGTTTATCTGTGAGTATGGTAACTGCTGAACATTTAGATGCTATAGATGTTTATAAACAATTTCCTAGCAGTAATAATTATTTATGCTTTAATTGCCAGCTACAGGGTGAATTAAATGTTAAAGTTAAAGATAGACAGTTTATTACTCATAAAGGGGATTTAACTTTTGGATTTGCTAATGGCGAGACTTTTCATTTACAACATTCCAAAGATTTTTGTAACATTGAAGTGATGATAATGCCAAAATTATTAGATATTTTAATCAAAGATATGGATTTTCATTTTTCGTGTCTATCAGCAAAAGTTGACTTTTTTCTACAACACCTTCAAATACATCAAAGCATTAATGTATTATCCTGTGCTCGACAGCTATTTTATTTAATGCAAAACACTGACTGTAAAGTAACAAATCGTCTCTTATTATATGCTCATGTACTAAAATATTTAAATTGGTATTTTAAGTCTTTTGATAGTCTTCTGACAAAGGAAGAATTTACTCAATGGGAATATGAACAATTTAATTATGTACGCAACTATTTAGTAAGTGATCTAACTAATCCTCCTACTATCGAATGGTTAGCTAAACAGGTAGGTATTAATCAGAGTAAGTTAAAAAAAGGATTTAAGCAGGTTTTTGGTAAAAGTATATATGCTTATTTTTTGACTGAAAGGATGAATAAAGCCAAACAACTTTTAATGGAAAATAGTGTTACAGAAACGGCAGTTATGATGGGGTATAGCAATATTAGTCATTTTAGTTCGGCCTTTAGAAAACAGTTTGGAGTGTTACCCAAAGAGATACGCCGCCAAAATTCGAATTTTTTAAATGAATAG
- a CDS encoding T6SS immunity protein Tli4 family protein yields MTISSITQAADLTFKTECIGSYSIDLPDNIEIALFPIERYLQPRSNYPNYFLDGKWAILSTFNYNNNNIDIADGKFNKKILKNIVNQLNSDYDERLKSKRQYKIKNINNNNKLIGYYSDYASNLALIANERIYTFYSNERYQGEEKDFAFYKQNAEFIINNFRVRELFEVPKEAGKCIPYGFVAGNDKTMPINMTVSFRLNEHPDIVISFSESTWSFTNSLSFSSKDEINLFWNTNYDINNDNIKNIKLLGFPFKYRDIKMDGRKGLASFVEIRYKDNAPSDYGYYSIVEQYPVAKQSSKNYPWLIMSVIGKQSESKGKTPLTKDEIYELAKKIEASIKRRATEQ; encoded by the coding sequence ATGACTATCAGCAGTATTACGCAGGCAGCTGATTTAACATTTAAAACCGAATGCATTGGATCTTATTCTATTGATCTTCCTGATAATATTGAAATCGCTCTTTTTCCGATTGAGCGTTATTTACAACCTAGATCAAATTATCCAAACTATTTTTTAGACGGTAAATGGGCTATTCTTTCTACGTTTAATTATAATAATAATAATATAGACATTGCTGATGGTAAATTTAACAAAAAAATTCTAAAAAACATTGTTAATCAATTAAATAGCGATTATGATGAACGATTGAAATCTAAACGCCAGTATAAAATTAAAAATATAAATAATAACAATAAATTAATTGGTTATTATAGTGATTATGCTAGTAATCTAGCTTTAATAGCCAATGAACGAATTTATACATTCTATTCAAATGAACGTTACCAAGGTGAGGAAAAAGATTTTGCATTTTACAAACAAAATGCTGAATTCATTATCAATAATTTTAGAGTTCGAGAACTGTTTGAAGTGCCTAAAGAAGCAGGAAAATGTATACCCTATGGTTTTGTTGCTGGTAATGATAAAACGATGCCAATTAATATGACGGTCTCTTTTCGCTTAAATGAACATCCCGATATTGTCATTTCATTTTCAGAGAGTACTTGGTCATTTACTAATTCATTGAGCTTTAGCAGCAAAGATGAAATCAATCTGTTTTGGAATACGAATTATGATATTAATAATGATAACATTAAAAATATCAAATTATTAGGCTTTCCGTTTAAGTATCGAGATATTAAGATGGATGGACGAAAAGGATTAGCAAGCTTTGTGGAAATACGTTACAAAGATAACGCTCCGTCTGATTACGGTTACTATAGTATTGTCGAACAGTATCCAGTAGCTAAACAAAGTTCAAAAAATTACCCATGGTTAATTATGTCAGTAATTGGCAAACAGAGCGAATCCAAAGGCAAAACTCCGCTGACGAAAGATGAGATATATGAACTAGCAAAAAAAATTGAAGCCTCAATTAAACGAAGAGCAACAGAGCAATGA
- a CDS encoding acid phosphatase: MKKNVSVKKLTIFISTLYCSLSFSTSFAFQKGSTEDFLGHEIGVTYHTAEQAVSSKEYLPIYPKEGSPEFEADKISYLHGYNLKGTERWKQATIDADLHTSNVAKIFSVPLGVTISPETTPILYKMLGDLLVDSADNATKTAKEAYKRERPFVYFGNHTCQPEDEEDRLRQNGSFPSGHTSYGWTLALVLAQIAPLHAEAIIKRGYEFGQSRMICGAHWQSDVDAGRLVGAVEYSRLLTIPKFQEDLQKATEEVQNQLNLVNKKIK; encoded by the coding sequence ATGAAAAAAAATGTAAGCGTTAAAAAACTGACAATATTTATTTCTACACTATATTGCTCTCTATCTTTCTCAACATCATTCGCTTTCCAAAAAGGCTCGACAGAGGATTTTTTAGGTCATGAAATAGGAGTTACTTATCATACCGCTGAGCAAGCTGTGAGTAGTAAAGAATATTTGCCGATCTACCCAAAAGAAGGCTCTCCTGAATTTGAAGCAGATAAAATTTCTTATCTTCATGGATATAACCTTAAAGGAACAGAACGCTGGAAACAAGCAACGATCGATGCTGACTTACATACTTCAAATGTTGCTAAAATTTTTTCTGTCCCTTTAGGAGTTACAATTTCACCTGAAACAACTCCAATTTTATATAAAATGCTAGGCGATCTCTTGGTAGATTCAGCTGATAATGCGACTAAAACAGCGAAAGAAGCATATAAAAGAGAGCGCCCATTTGTCTACTTTGGTAATCACACATGTCAACCTGAAGATGAAGAAGATCGTTTACGTCAAAACGGATCGTTTCCCTCTGGACATACTTCTTATGGGTGGACTTTAGCATTAGTACTTGCTCAAATAGCTCCATTACACGCTGAAGCAATTATAAAACGTGGATATGAATTTGGTCAGAGTCGAATGATCTGTGGTGCTCATTGGCAAAGTGATGTGGATGCAGGACGACTTGTAGGCGCTGTTGAATATTCTCGTTTACTCACTATTCCCAAGTTTCAAGAAGATCTTCAAAAAGCAACCGAAGAAGTTCAAAATCAGCTTAATTTAGTTAACAAAAAAATTAAGTGA
- a CDS encoding IS3 family transposase (programmed frameshift), whose translation MKKLSEHQIVSILKEAEVGIPIKELCRKYGMAVSTFYKWRDKYGGMQSSDIKRLKQLEAENRKLKQMYAELSLTSQLQQEIIKKLLVPTAVRKSWAQTLQSQYCITIKMSCTIVNLSRCAYYYQPKSADDTMIISLLKSITDKHLRWGFPKCFHRIRKLGYTWNHKRIYRVYCQLKLNIRSKRNKRLPQRYPEPLSVPSRLGECWSMDFMSDSSQNHRRFRTFNVIDDFNREALGIDIAVSLSAGRITRYLDRLAQYHGYPLKIRVDNGTEFTSNRFTSWAKSHGITLDYIKPGSPYQNGYIERFNRTYRTEVLDLYLFKNLEQVRKITEEWLEMYNTERPHEALNNMTPIEYRNMKQIA comes from the exons ATGAAAAAATTATCGGAACACCAAATTGTCTCCATTTTAAAAGAAGCTGAAGTTGGTATCCCTATTAAAGAGCTTTGCCGTAAATATGGTATGGCCGTTTCTACTTTTTATAAATGGCGAGATAAATATGGCGGTATGCAATCATCGGACATTAAGCGGTTAAAACAGCTGGAAGCTGAAAATCGTAAACTTAAACAGATGTATGCTGAATTAAGTTTAACTTCTCAGCTCCAGCAAGAAATAATAAAAAAGCTAT TAGTGCCGACGGCAGTTCGTAAGAGTTGGGCACAAACACTACAGTCACAATACTGTATAACAATTAAAATGAGTTGCACTATTGTGAATTTAAGTCGCTGTGCTTACTACTATCAACCTAAATCGGCAGATGACACTATGATTATTTCATTACTTAAGTCAATAACAGACAAGCATTTACGTTGGGGATTTCCTAAGTGTTTTCATCGAATCAGGAAACTGGGATATACGTGGAATCATAAACGGATTTATCGAGTTTATTGTCAGTTAAAACTCAATATTCGTTCTAAACGCAATAAACGATTGCCCCAACGTTATCCAGAGCCATTATCAGTACCAAGTCGTTTGGGAGAATGTTGGTCAATGGATTTTATGAGTGATAGTTCTCAAAATCACCGCCGATTTAGAACCTTTAATGTTATTGATGACTTTAATCGAGAGGCATTAGGCATTGATATTGCGGTCAGTTTATCGGCAGGTAGAATTACCCGTTATTTAGACAGACTGGCTCAATATCACGGTTATCCATTAAAAATACGCGTTGATAATGGCACAGAATTTACCTCAAACAGATTTACAAGTTGGGCAAAATCACATGGAATAACCCTAGATTATATTAAACCAGGTAGTCCTTATCAAAACGGCTATATAGAACGATTTAACCGCACATATCGAACGGAGGTATTAGATCTGTATTTATTTAAAAATCTGGAACAAGTAAGAAAAATAACCGAAGAGTGGTTAGAAATGTATAACACAGAAAGACCGCATGAAGCATTAAATAATATGACACCAATTGAATATAGAAACATGAAGCAAATAGCATGA
- a CDS encoding T6SS immunity protein Tli4 family protein, producing the protein MAISSIAQAADLTFKTECIGSYSIDLPDNIEIALFPIERYLQPRSNYPNYFLDGKWAILSTFNYNRNNIDIADGKFNKKILQNIVNQLNSDYDERLKSKRQYKIKNINNNNKLIGYYNDYASDLALIANARIYTFYSDEHYQGKEKDFAFYKQNTESIINNFRTRELFEVPKEAGKCILYGFVAGNDKTMPINMTVSFRLNEHPDIVISFSENTRNFTNSLSFSNKDEINLFWNTNYDINNDNIKNIKLLGFPFKYRDIKMDGRKGLASFVEIRYKDNAPSDYGYYSIVEHVPVVKQSSKNYPWLIMSVIGKQSESKGKTPLTKDEIYELAKKIEASIKRRATEQ; encoded by the coding sequence ATGGCTATCAGCAGTATTGCGCAGGCTGCTGATTTAACATTTAAAACCGAATGTATTGGATCTTATTCTATTGATCTTCCAGATAATATTGAAATCGCTCTTTTTCCGATTGAGCGTTATTTACAACCTAGATCAAATTATCCAAACTATTTTTTAGACGGTAAATGGGCTATTCTTTCTACGTTTAATTATAATCGTAATAATATAGACATTGCTGATGGTAAATTTAACAAAAAAATTCTACAAAACATTGTTAACCAATTAAATAGTGATTATGATGAACGATTGAAATCTAAACGTCAGTATAAAATTAAAAATATAAATAATAACAATAAATTAATTGGTTATTATAATGATTATGCTAGTGATTTAGCTTTAATAGCCAATGCTCGAATTTATACATTCTATTCGGATGAACATTACCAAGGTAAGGAAAAAGATTTTGCATTTTACAAACAAAATACCGAATCCATTATAAATAATTTTAGAACTCGAGAACTGTTTGAAGTGCCTAAAGAAGCAGGAAAATGTATACTCTATGGTTTTGTTGCTGGTAATGATAAAACGATGCCAATTAATATGACAGTTTCTTTTCGCTTAAATGAACATCCCGATATTGTAATCTCATTTTCAGAAAATACACGCAATTTTACTAATTCATTGAGCTTTAGCAACAAAGATGAAATCAATCTGTTTTGGAATACAAATTATGATATTAATAATGATAACATTAAAAATATCAAATTATTAGGTTTTCCGTTTAAGTATCGAGATATTAAGATGGATGGACGAAAAGGATTAGCAAGCTTCGTGGAAATACGTTATAAAGATAACGCTCCGTCTGATTACGGCTACTATAGTATTGTCGAACATGTTCCAGTAGTTAAACAAAGTTCAAAAAATTACCCATGGTTAATTATGTCAGTAATTGGCAAACAGAGCGAATCCAAAGGCAAAACTCCGTTGACGAAAGATGAGATTTATGAACTAGCAAAAAAAATTGAAGCCTCAATTAAACGAAGAGCAACAGAGCAATGA
- a CDS encoding type VI immunity family protein, translated as MNDKLQQLLEEYKSNYDKFSFGRYLDLDHTENALKIGLIGCFYLDKSYKPEKRQAINQVLSLYDKYWGKYLNYGFGDGDPNTLYQYQNISLAQKIILNNGFCLDTLSFYWSNVEKLYLIPDYLIKVLSRSESLEKKFNTVSYLQIYLPIYELKYFGVDKLVEFIRQVSQILKPLHGFFGLGIRQRYKYYDFQYLEGELARKYLGLDISTDEEDKHFRDGFKSINWLTILSEELFTEKLGSLDEVKQQNSDEGVIFHPYTGGVMVQAGEVPEFCDISRNPYPEHYVNANALLKNARAPMIASFGFTSNNGKIQDSQTSKGWQSRFDDVIPTDLPSKDSED; from the coding sequence ATGAACGATAAATTGCAGCAACTCTTAGAAGAATATAAATCAAACTATGATAAGTTTAGTTTTGGTCGTTATTTAGACTTGGATCATACTGAAAATGCTTTAAAAATAGGGTTAATTGGATGCTTTTATTTAGACAAATCTTATAAACCCGAAAAACGTCAAGCAATTAATCAAGTTTTATCATTATACGATAAATATTGGGGAAAATATCTTAATTATGGTTTTGGTGATGGGGATCCGAATACGTTATATCAGTATCAAAATATTAGTTTAGCTCAAAAAATAATACTTAATAATGGCTTTTGTTTAGATACATTAAGTTTTTATTGGAGCAATGTAGAGAAATTATATTTAATCCCTGATTATTTAATTAAAGTCTTATCAAGATCTGAATCTCTTGAAAAAAAATTCAACACAGTTAGTTATTTACAAATTTATTTGCCAATTTATGAATTGAAATATTTTGGTGTTGATAAATTAGTAGAATTCATCCGACAAGTAAGTCAAATTTTAAAACCTTTACATGGTTTTTTTGGTTTAGGCATAAGGCAGCGTTATAAATATTATGATTTTCAATATTTAGAAGGTGAATTAGCACGCAAATATTTAGGACTAGATATTTCTACTGATGAAGAAGATAAACATTTCAGAGACGGATTTAAAAGCATTAACTGGCTAACAATACTTAGTGAAGAACTATTCACTGAAAAACTAGGTAGCCTTGATGAAGTTAAACAACAAAATAGTGATGAGGGCGTTATTTTTCATCCCTACACTGGCGGAGTAATGGTTCAGGCTGGTGAAGTGCCAGAATTTTGTGATATTAGTCGTAATCCTTATCCTGAACATTATGTTAATGCTAATGCATTATTAAAAAATGCACGAGCTCCAATGATAGCTTCATTTGGGTTTACTTCAAATAACGGTAAAATTCAAGATAGCCAAACTTCTAAAGGATGGCAATCTCGTTTCGATGATGTAATTCCAACTGATCTTCCATCAAAAGATTCTGAAGATTAG